In Spirochaetota bacterium, the genomic window TTCCTCTGTATCTATTCTTAGAACTTTACCTCTCAATGTCAAGATTTTCCCATCATCAAACTTAATGTTTATTTTTACCTTAACACCAGGTTCAAGAAATTTAGATAAATATTGTTCAATCTCTATTTTAGCTCCCCCTAGACTTATATCATATACAGGAATAGGAAACTCTGAATTAGAAGA contains:
- a CDS encoding PilZ domain-containing protein, producing the protein SSNSEFPIPVYDISLGGAKIEIEQYLSKFLEPGVKVKINIKFDDGKILTLRGKVLRIDTEEDKLFAAIQFEDISKIDETIISDFVTKNNK